From Dissulfurirhabdus thermomarina, a single genomic window includes:
- a CDS encoding cytochrome c3 family protein, with the protein MRRNTLHRMGLAGMATAAAAFALSLLGGAPAFGGAAPGTGIVGSKHDMLLYTAANGGVVDPHGRVCAYCHTPHHAVDDPNADYMPLWSRQVTQEPVFIEYSSPTLDAVITDPVAGPSRLCMSCHDGAVAIDAYYGSNGTATLTEGDAFGEIGIGLNGDLSNDHPIGFDYPSVALADPEIKDASSVFIENAVGTTIADVLWDDGSGNQLMTCATCHDVHNGPSTATSGTDPGGWFLYAPQNNAKICLSCHDK; encoded by the coding sequence ATGCGACGGAACACACTGCACCGGATGGGACTTGCCGGGATGGCCACAGCGGCCGCGGCCTTCGCCCTTTCGCTCCTCGGCGGCGCCCCCGCCTTCGGCGGGGCCGCTCCCGGGACAGGCATCGTGGGCTCGAAGCACGACATGCTGCTCTACACGGCGGCCAACGGCGGCGTGGTGGATCCCCACGGCCGGGTCTGCGCCTATTGTCACACCCCGCACCATGCGGTGGACGATCCCAACGCCGACTACATGCCGCTCTGGAGCCGGCAGGTCACCCAGGAGCCCGTCTTCATCGAGTATTCCAGCCCGACCCTGGACGCCGTCATCACCGACCCGGTGGCCGGCCCCTCCCGGCTCTGCATGAGCTGTCATGACGGTGCCGTGGCCATCGACGCCTACTACGGGAGCAACGGCACCGCCACCCTCACCGAGGGCGACGCCTTCGGCGAGATCGGCATCGGCCTCAACGGCGACCTCTCCAACGACCACCCCATCGGGTTCGACTACCCCAGCGTGGCCCTGGCCGATCCCGAGATCAAGGACGCCTCCTCGGTGTTCATCGAGAACGCCGTGGGGACCACCATCGCCGACGTCCTCTGGGATGACGGCTCCGGCAACCAGCTCATGACCTGCGCCACGTGCCACGACGTCCACAACGGGCCGAGCACCGCCACCTCCGGGACGGATCCCGGCGGGTGGTTCCTCTACGCCCCGCAGAACAACGCCAAGATCTGCCTCTCCTGCCATGACAAGTAA
- a CDS encoding cytochrome c3 family protein translates to MLLLGVLGIGMLAAACDPVTRHEVLSTVFDGVPELPPAEEMCEAYARRKVAEALAPPKSEAGEAAKPAERRSSHRPYAEKRCTDCHDFSTRVGLLHPRTELCFTCHKGFVRGPFVHGPVAVGDCLACHLPHTSPNPALLREDRTAICQRCHREERLAAALHRKVVEHGMNCVDCHDPHYGDARYFLR, encoded by the coding sequence ATGCTCCTCCTCGGCGTCCTCGGCATCGGCATGCTGGCTGCCGCCTGCGACCCGGTCACCCGACACGAGGTCCTCTCCACGGTCTTCGACGGGGTCCCGGAGCTGCCGCCGGCCGAGGAGATGTGCGAGGCCTACGCCCGCCGCAAGGTGGCCGAGGCCCTGGCCCCGCCGAAGTCCGAGGCCGGGGAGGCCGCGAAACCGGCCGAGCGGCGCTCGAGCCACCGGCCCTACGCGGAAAAACGCTGCACCGACTGCCACGACTTCAGCACCCGGGTGGGGCTCCTCCATCCCCGCACCGAGCTCTGCTTCACCTGCCACAAGGGCTTCGTCCGGGGCCCCTTCGTCCACGGTCCCGTGGCCGTGGGCGACTGCCTCGCCTGCCATCTCCCCCACACGTCTCCGAACCCGGCCCTCCTCCGCGAGGACCGGACCGCCATCTGCCAGAGGTGCCACCGGGAGGAACGGCTGGCGGCGGCCCTGCACCGGAAGGTGGTGGAACACGGCATGAACTGCGTGGACTGCCACGATCCGCACTACGGAGATGCCCGGTATTTCCTGAGATGA
- a CDS encoding cytochrome c3 family protein: MPAARRCAVLPLAALAVLAAWTLRCRLETRQNPHEGSMDCRTCHITRPEPGGPNLFARDIEALCRGCHPDVRLGRTHPVAVAPTFALPADLPLDWKGEMTCTTCHFMHLDTRRPAGGTAGGLLRRATRGRRFCLECHGRAGGLPGRRGHSLAAGKAHEARGFRVTAPGSPLDRASAACLTCHDGSISPDTGNVRIGSGIWRHGPPPGRSVSHPVGVDYRPGRRRAAALRPRAALPAYIRLPGGRVECLTCHDLYSRNDHLLVVSNERSRLCLTCHEK; encoded by the coding sequence ATGCCGGCCGCTAGGCGGTGCGCCGTCCTGCCGCTGGCGGCCCTGGCGGTGCTGGCGGCCTGGACCCTGCGCTGCCGCCTCGAGACCCGGCAAAACCCGCACGAGGGAAGCATGGACTGCCGCACCTGCCACATCACCCGCCCGGAACCCGGCGGCCCGAACCTCTTCGCCAGGGACATCGAGGCCCTCTGCCGCGGCTGCCACCCCGACGTCCGCCTCGGGCGGACCCATCCCGTGGCCGTGGCCCCCACCTTTGCGCTGCCGGCGGACCTCCCCCTGGACTGGAAGGGCGAGATGACCTGCACCACCTGCCACTTCATGCACCTCGACACCCGGCGGCCGGCGGGCGGAACGGCCGGCGGCCTCCTGCGGCGCGCCACGCGGGGGCGCCGCTTCTGCCTGGAATGCCACGGGCGGGCCGGGGGGCTTCCGGGGCGCCGGGGCCACAGCCTGGCCGCCGGCAAGGCCCACGAAGCCCGCGGCTTCCGGGTGACCGCCCCGGGTTCACCCTTGGACCGGGCCTCCGCCGCCTGCCTCACCTGCCACGACGGATCCATCTCGCCCGATACCGGCAACGTCCGGATCGGCAGCGGGATCTGGCGGCACGGGCCGCCTCCGGGGCGGTCCGTCAGCCACCCGGTGGGGGTCGACTACCGGCCCGGCCGCCGGCGCGCCGCCGCCCTCCGGCCGAGGGCGGCACTCCCGGCCTACATCCGCCTGCCGGGCGGAAGGGTGGAATGCCTCACCTGCCACGATCTCTATTCCCGGAACGACCACCTGCTCGTGGTCTCCAACGAAAGGAGCCGGCTGTGTCTCACCTGCCACGAGAAGTGA
- a CDS encoding 6-bladed beta-propeller, translating to MMRRFRRWARPLLIAAVLAACGPMQRTEAPPGAAELLWPAPPAAPRIRWVGEIRDPRDAGVRPGLWDRVKNFLLGGEKGRIARPYGVLHDEADRLFVVDVAGRAVHCMDRGRGLAVTVPRRREDNPLASPIGIAEDASGRVFVTDSETGRIYVFTPGEWVLRPFTPFRLGRPTGIACGTDRGLIYVADTTAHEVVALGPDGRPRFRFGGRGTGPGRFNFPTDLWVDREGLIYVTDALNARIQVFDPEGRFLRQIGRPGKSPGCFAKPKGVAVDGEGHVYVADALFDAIQVFDREGRLLLVFGESGHRPGEFWMPSGLFIDAEDRIYVADTYNRRIQVFQYLDRDANGYE from the coding sequence ATGATGCGACGATTCCGCCGATGGGCCCGGCCCCTCTTGATCGCCGCCGTCCTGGCCGCCTGCGGCCCCATGCAGCGGACCGAGGCGCCGCCCGGTGCCGCGGAACTCCTCTGGCCGGCACCCCCCGCCGCCCCCCGGATCCGATGGGTGGGGGAGATCCGGGACCCCCGGGACGCCGGCGTCCGTCCCGGCCTCTGGGACCGGGTGAAGAACTTCCTGCTGGGGGGGGAGAAGGGTCGGATCGCCCGGCCCTACGGGGTCCTCCACGACGAGGCGGACCGGCTCTTCGTGGTGGACGTGGCGGGACGGGCCGTCCACTGCATGGACCGCGGCCGGGGCCTGGCCGTCACCGTCCCCCGGCGCCGCGAGGACAACCCCCTCGCCAGCCCCATCGGCATCGCGGAAGACGCCTCCGGGCGGGTCTTCGTGACCGACTCCGAGACGGGCCGCATCTACGTCTTCACCCCGGGCGAATGGGTGCTCCGGCCCTTCACCCCCTTCCGCCTGGGACGTCCCACCGGCATCGCCTGCGGCACGGACCGGGGCCTGATCTACGTGGCCGACACCACCGCCCACGAGGTGGTGGCCCTCGGCCCGGACGGGCGGCCCCGGTTCCGGTTCGGGGGGCGCGGCACGGGCCCCGGGCGGTTCAACTTCCCCACGGACCTCTGGGTGGACCGGGAGGGGCTTATCTACGTGACCGACGCCCTGAACGCCCGTATCCAGGTCTTCGACCCCGAGGGCCGGTTCCTCCGCCAGATCGGCCGGCCCGGGAAAAGCCCCGGCTGCTTCGCCAAGCCAAAGGGCGTGGCCGTGGACGGCGAGGGCCACGTTTACGTGGCCGACGCCCTCTTCGACGCGATCCAGGTCTTCGACCGGGAAGGCCGGCTCCTCCTGGTCTTCGGCGAGAGCGGCCACCGGCCCGGTGAGTTCTGGATGCCCTCGGGGCTCTTCATCGACGCCGAGGACCGCATCTACGTGGCCGACACCTACAACCGGCGGATCCAGGTCTTCCAGTACCTGGACCGTGACGCCAACGGGTACGAGTGA